From the genome of Pirellulales bacterium:
GCGGCTTCCGCCGCGGCGAGGTCGGCTTCAATCGCGGAAAAGTCATACACGCCGAATGCCGGCTCGATCTGCGACCAATCGTAGCGGTAGTAGGCTTGCGTCGAAGGGAGCGCCGTATCCTGCGCCGCCGTCGTGTAGAAGGTCTGGTAGCCGTGCGGCTTCGTGGTGACGACGGGAAGCGATGGAGGAACGACTGGCGGCGGCGGGGGAGGCGGCGGAACCGCCAGCACCGCGAGTCTCTCGGCCGAGCCTCCCTGGTCGTTGACCGCGTTGTTTCGCCAGTCGCCGTAATAGCGCGCGTGCCAGGTGTAGACGCCGGTTAGCTGCGCAACGACGAGGCTCGACGTATGATAGGCGCCATTGCCGCGGACGTTGACCCACTCTGTATCCACGACGTTTCCATTGGGTGCGTAGAGCTTGAACAGGATCCCGTCGGTCGGCCTGTTGCCGCCAGAGAGCACGGCAGTGTCTTCAGGGATTGCATGGCCGACGATGGCGCTACTGCCGGCGCGGAAGAATGCGGAAGTCGTTAGCGTCGGCGTGGCCCGCGAGAGCATCAGCCGCGGTTCGAGTTGTTCGATGCGGAATTTCATGAAAGAATCGCTGCGTCGAATCGCCCACCTGTTGATGGCCCGCGTTGATGCAGTTTCCGAGCCAAATAGCCCCGGAAAAACATTACCGTTGAACACGGAATGATTTAGCGCGAGATGCCTGCACGAGCGCGTGTAGAAACTTACGCGCGACGATTGAAGAATTGGGAATTGTAAGAGCAGTCGGGTATGATGGCGGGCATGAGCCAATCTCGAATCGCTGTTTTCATCGCTCGAATTGTTGGGGCAACTGCCCGATCTCTGGTTTTACGAGGCGCTGCGGTAGTGCTATTCGCCTTGTTGCTGGCGGCGGCCGTGCTGCTAGGCGACGAACCGCGGCCGCGGCAGATCACGGCAGCGCCTCTCGCGGCGGACAAGCTTTTTGGGCCGGAAGGTCTATCGGAGTATTGCGGGGGCGGTGTTCCCATCGTTTCGAACCTGCCGGTGGACTACGACGCCAAGCTGGTTGCCGAAATTGTGGACGGGGCCAAGAGCCGGGGCGATGCTCACCGGGGAGCGGACGTCTTCTGCTCGACGAAGTTCGGTTGCCTTTCGTGTCATCGTGTCGACAAGTTCGGAGGCGCCGTCGGTCCCCCGCTCACTGACATTGGCCGCCGGGCGAAACCCGAGGAAATCGTCGAATCGGTGCTCTGGCCGAAACGGCAAGTCAAACCGGAGTATTCGTCCTGGCGGATTTCATTGGACGATGGCCGGTCGCTGCAAGGCTATAAACGGGGCGAAACACCCGATGCAATTCAGCTTTTCGACCCGGCGACGGAGAAGACGCGGCGCATCGCGAAGGCGGAAATCGCCGATCAACGCGAGATCGGAACACTCATGCCCGACGGCGCGGCGGCAGCCATGTCACCGGCCCAACGGTGCGACCTCGCGCGGTTTCTGATGGAGTTGGGACGCACGCCCGGCCTGGAAGCCGAGGTCCGCCCCGAAGCGCTGCCGGCCGAATTCAATTATGAACGCGGACCCTTGGTTCCCGAGGACTGGCCGCTCTGGCGAGAGCACGTCAATCGCGATCGCGTGTACGAATTCTATCGCAAGGAAGCCTTGTTCTTCCGCGGGCAACCGAACCGGCCACGCCTGTTGCCTGCTTTTCCCGAACTGGATGGCGGCAAATTTGGACACTGGGGCAACCAGAATGAGGAAACTTGGAAAGATGGTCGCTGGAGTCTGACCGACCTGGGAACCGTGCTCTCCGGCGTGTTCCACGGGCCCCACGGCGACGTGCCCAAAGGGGTCTGCGTGCGTTTGGGCCAGCATGGCGAACTCGCGGCTTGCTTCAATCCCGAGACACTATCCTATGAGGCGTTGTGGCGAGGCGGTTTCCTGAAACTTTCCGCCGTGCGACACGGGTTTGTCGACGGCTTGCATCCCGATGGTGAAATCTTGCCGCGGCCGGAAGGCAAGCGCCCCGACAAGCCATTCGTCTATCACGGCTTCTACCGCTCGGGCTTGCGAGTCGTATTCGCGTATCGGATCGGCGACGTCGAACTGCTCGATGCGCCATGGGTGAAGGATGGCAAATTCGAACGCATCGTCGCGCCCGTCGCCGACCATCCCTTGCGCGAGATACTGCATGGTGGCGCGCCTCAATGGCCGCAGGAACTCAAGACGGCCGCGCAACTCGGCGCTGGCCGCCCTTACGCCGTCGATACGATTCGGCCGCCGTTTGATAATCCTTGGAAAGCGCCGATGTTCTTCGGCGACCATGATTTTCTCCCCGATGGTTCCGCGCTGCTCTGCACCATGGAAGGCGATGTTTGGCGAGTGACGGGCCTCGACGCGGAACTCAAGGACGTGCGCTGGCGCCGGTTCGCCTCGGGCCTTCATCAGGCGCTGGGATTAGTCGTAGCGGAAGGCCAGGTATATGTGCTGGGGAGAGATCAGATTACGTGCCTGCACGACCTGAACGGCGACGGCGAGGCCGATTTTTACGAATGCTTTTCGAATAAGATGATCACTTCGAGCGCGGGACATGACTTTACCTGCGGCTTGGCTCGCGACCCACAGGGGCGTTTCTACACGGCCTCGGGGAGGCAGGGGCTGATTCGGATTTCGGCCGACAGACAGACCGTGGAGGTGCTGGCGACCGGCTTTCGAAATCCGGACGGCGTGGCGCTCTGCCCGGATGGGGCCGTTACGCTGCCTTGCAGTGAAGGAGAATGGACCCCGGCCTCGATGATTTGCCTGGTAAAACCCGATCCGCCCGCGGCCGCGGCGCCATACTTCGGCTACGGCGGCCCGCGAGACGGCAAGCTGCCCGCGCTTCCGTTCGCCTATTTGCCCCGCGGCCTCGACAACAGCAGCGGTGGACAGGTGACGGTCCCCGACGACCGCTGGGGACCGTTGAAAGGGCAAATGGTCCATTTCTCGTTCGGCCAAGGAAGCCATTTCCTGTTGTTGCGCGACGAAGTCGCGGGTCAGCCGCAGGGGGCGGTTGTCCCTCTGGTCGGCGATTTCCGTTCCGGCGTACATCGCGGTCGTTTCAATCCGACGGATGGTCAGCTCTATGTTTCCGGACTGAATGGCTGGGGAACCTATACTCCCGACGACGGCTGCTTCCAACGAGTTCGCTATACGGGCGCCCCGGTGCAACTGCCGCGATCGTTTCACGTATATGAGAACGGCGTGCTGGTCTCGTTCACTCAGCCCGTCGAGCCGAAGGCGATTGCCAACCTTGCCAACCATTTTGCCCAGGTGTGGAACTACCGCTACAGTCCCGGCTATGGCTCGCCGGAATTCGCGCCTTGCCATCCAGGCGCCGTGGGGCATGAATCGCTGGCCATTGCGGGCGTTCATCGGGTCGACGCGTCGACGATCTTTGTCGAGTTGCCAGCGTTGCAGCCCGTAAATCAATTGCACCTGCTCTTGCAGGTGGACGAAGGTCGGCCTCAAGAACTCGTGATCACGGTCCATCGACTCGATAAACCGTTTACGCAGTTTCCCGGCTACCAGCCGACGAAAAAAATGATCGCCGCACATCCGCTTCACGTGGATTTAACGCTGTTGAGAAAGGCAATCCCCAATCCATGGCGGACGACACTTCCGGCCGCGTCGCCGCTGGACCTTTCGGCTGGAAGTAATCTTACGTTTTCGACCCGAACGCTCCGCGCGAAAGCGGGCAAAAACGTGAAACTTACGTTTCACAATCCGGATGTGGTGCCGCATAACTGGGTGTTGGTCAAGAAGGGGACACTGGCCAGCATCGGCGATTTGACGAACAAGTTGGTCGCTGATCCCGAAGCGGTTTTCCGGCAATACGTGCCCAAGAGCGACGATGTGATTTGCTACACCGACATCGTTCCCTCGGGGCAGCAATTCACCATTTGTTTCCAAGCGCCGGCAGAGAAGGGGCGTTATCCCTACCTCTGCACGTTTCCCGGACACTGGATGGTGATGAATGGCGAACTCATCGTTGAATAGGGTTGATTTCGCTGGTGGCGCGCGGTTCATTCCCGCGACGGATCACGGCGAGTGCCTTGGATGGCGCAAGCAAGGGTAGCCCGTCGGCTTGCGGGACGGCGGACTTCCGGTGACCGGCACTGTATTTCAATGCGTGGGATCCGCCCCGAATAGCAAACCGGCCGATTGGGCCACAGTGGCCGCGCCGGTCGTGCCGAGTTGGTGAATCACAATCGAGGCGGCGGTCATCGCTAGCTCCATCGCCTCGATCAAACCGGCGCCGGCGGCCAGCGCGGACGCGAGATTGGCCGTTACCGCATCGCCGGCGCCAACGATGTCGATTGGGCCGCGCACCGGATGGGCCGCGACATGCTTCGCCAAGTGCTTGGGCAGCGCTGCGACGATGCCTTGCTCGGCGAGCGTGACGAATACTGGCTGGGCGTTCCGCGTGGCCAGCTCGGCGGTGAGGCGTTCGACGATGTGGCGATCGGCTGCTTCTGCGCCGGACAGTCGACCCAGCTCAGCGGCATTCATTTTGAAGCCCAGCGGCGGGTAATCCGCCAGGCCGCGGCGGCAGTCCGCCAGCACGACAAGGTTCGGGCGCTCGCGCAAGACGCTATGGACGGCGGCGACCACGCGGCGCGTCGCCGCGCCGGTTTCCGGCGAGTCCACCTGGTCGAGCACGATCATTGCGTCGACGAGCGGCGCCAGATCTCGCACGCGGGCGGCCAGATCGTCTTGCAATTCGCCCGGTGTCGAAGTCCAGTTCTTCGCGTCGAGCCGGTTCAATTCGCGCGGCGGCCCGACTGGCTCGATCACCAGCGGCTTGCCGTAGACAAACGTTCGTCGCAAGGGCGTGGTGATGAAGCGATCGAGCGCGACTCCCCACAACGCCGAGAGCGCGCGCCGCAACTCGTATCCTTCTCCATCTTCGCCGCAGAAGCCGATAGGATAGATTTGACCGATGCCCAATGCGACCAGATTATTGACGATCGTGCCAGCGCCCCCCGGCTGCGCGCGAACCCGCACAACGTTATAAACCGGCAAGCCAGTCTCAATCGACGTTTCTGTTCGCGTCGGGTCGATTTCCAGGTAGCGATCGAGGCAAAAATCGCCGACCACGCCGACGCGCAGTCGCGGATACTGCCCGGTGATCGCGGAAAACCGATCAGCGTTCATGCGTTACCTTGGCCCAACCGAAACGGACGGCCGGTTCAGTTCGTGGTGCAGGTTGTGAATGAATGCCGCGTTGTCGCATTGCAGGTAGTGCATTGCGCCTCCCATGCGGGAAAAGCTCTTGCAAAACCGCAGATAATAGGCCGGATTGTCTTTCGGGGGCTCGCCGCGCGTCCAGTCCCAGTTCCCGGCGGGTTGCAGATCCACGACGTAGGTCGTGTGGTCGCGCACGACGGGTCGGCCCGCTTGCAGGCGCAAGTTGTTGACGCAACTGACGCTCTTCTCGAAGACCTGCGGGCCCATGATGGCCGAACCGACGGACAGGACCACGCCGCCATCGAGGCCTTCGACCGAGCCGCCGAATAGCTTGAAATCCCACTCGGCGGCCCTCCCGATGACGGCGCCGTTGAAGATCGGGTGATTGGAAATGATGTCGTAGCCGATACCCGGATGGACGGTGGCCGGAATGTTGCGGCGGTAGGCTTGGGCCAGGATCGAGGCGTGGGGCCAACGGTGCTCGACGACGACCCGGCCCGGCGACCAGCCTTGTTCGCGGATCGCCCTCAAGAGATCGGCCCGAGCCGCAGTGAGTCGATCATCGGGCTGAGTGGCGATGGCTGCGGCCAGAGCGTCGGCGGACACGATCGTCGCGCCATTTTCGGCGATGAAGCGGCCCAGCGCTCGGCCGTATCCCAGGCCGTCGAGCGCTCCGGTCATCAAAGCCAGATGGATGTTCGTGGCCGTCTCGTGCCACGCGCCGAAGGTTCCGCTGGCGACGTTCATCTCGACGCTCTCGGTCGACGCGCCGAACCAGGCATATTCCCAATCGTGAATCGTCCCGGCCCCGTTGGTCGCCAGATGCGTGAGCCACCCCCCCGCCATCATGCGGTCGAGAATCCGAGCGGCGCCGTTGCGCAACAAGTGGGCGCCGTAAATGAGCATCACGGCGGCGCCGCGTCGGCGAGCGGCGCGAATCTTCGCAGCGCAATCGACGATCAGACCCGCGTTCGCCTCGGAGCAATGGGCGGCCGGCGCCTCCGGATCGAGCAGGATATCGTCGGCCCGGGTGAGGCTTTGCCGCGCGGAAAGCGGAAAGACTTTGAGTTTCGCCAAGTCGAGCGGTTGGACGGTCATGGCGTTGATTCGAAAGACGAATGCCCAAATGACGAATGTCGGATATCCGTCGCGGCGCGACGGATGAATCAAAACCGTCGGCTCTTTTTGATCCGCGATGATCCGTGCGTTGAGCGCCTAACAAATCCGGCTGGGAGAAGGGGACAGCCGGGAGAAGGGGACAGTCCCCGTTTTGCTCCGGGGACTGCGCAAAAGGAGGACAGTCCCCGCCGGATTGGTTAGGCGTGCTTAACTACTGTTAGTATCTCCATTGAGCAAGAACTCGACTAGCGGCACCGCCTCGCGGAAGTCGGGAATCACCACGTCGGCGGCGACCTCCAGCAGTCGCTGCCGCTTCCAAGGATCAACGCGGCCGGACCCGTTGTCGGCTTCGTCGGAAGCCACGGCCACGGCGAGGCCGCCGACCTGCTTCGTATTCTCAATCTCCACGTAGCCGTCGCCGAACGCCAATAGCGTCTGGCCCGAAACTCCATGCTCCCGCAATATTCGGTCGATGACGATCTTCTTGGAGAACTGAAGGTAGTCATCCTGCGCGCCGTAGACGTGCGGCCCGAAATACCGAGCGATATCCAACAGCTCCGCCTCCTGGCGCAGGGCCGGTTCGTCGGTGCCGCTGGCCAAATAGAGTTGGAGGCCGCGCTGCCGGAGATGCTCCAACAGCGGTCGGGCCCGGTGCACCAGCAATTCGTCGGGATGAATCCGGCCGCTGCGCAAGCCGGCGATCCGGCCGCCGATCCGCTCTTCGAGCCGCCGCAAGTATTCATGCTTGTACCACAACGGCTCGCGCGGCTGGCCGCCGCGCTGAGTGATGCGTTCGGCCAGTTGGATCATCTGATAGATGGTCTGTTTGCCGGTAAGGCGCGCGATGTCGTCGGTAACCAGTTTGCGCAGCTCCGCCTCGGTCTCACCCGGCCGCCGCGGCAAGGCCTCAATCAACATCGGCGTCATCACGTCGGGCCATCCTTGGCGGATGAGCGATAAAGTGCCGTCGAAGTCGAACAGCACATGGCGGATTTGCGGACGGGGGCGCACATCGGCCCGGAATTCGACGCCGGCCCAACGCTGGCGATCGGTGGTCGGCGAGGCAGAGTCGCTGGATGGCTTCATGGCGCGGATTCTTGCGAGCCTCAATCGAAAGGGCGTTGCTTCCGAGATAAATCCCTCGTCTCAGGTTTTGGCGGCGCCAATATCGAGCTTGCGGATGAGCGCCTTCGTGGCGGGAATCACCGTTGGAGCGACGCTGAGCCCGCGAAATCCCATTTTCAGCAAGCGCGGCACGGATGCCTCTCGGCCGGCCAGTTCTCCGCAGAGCGTTAGGGGCCGATCGGCGGCCTCGCTTACGATGATGCTCAACAGTCGCATGACGGACTCGTGGTCATCCAGATAATAATCGTTGACCGAGGCGTCGTCGCGAGCGGCGGCCAACGTGTATTGGGTCAGGTCGTTCGTGCCGATGCAGAAAAAGTCGACATGCTTCGAAAGAGCGGGAATCGCCAGCGCTGCGGCCGGTGTCTCGACCATCGCGCCAAACTCGGGCGGATTTGCGACCTTTCGCTCTTGGATCATCGCATCGAACGCTTCCCGCATTCGGCGAATATCGTCTTCCAAAGTGACCATCGGAATCAGCACTCGCAGCGAATGCTCCTCCGACAGCTTCAAGATCGCTCCGATTTGAGTGCGGACCAGTTGCGAGTAATTCAGAAGCAATCGCACGCCGCGGCGCCCCAACACGGGATTGGGGCCTTGAGAAAGGCCCAAATACGGCAACGGCTTGTCGCCGCCGATGTCGAGCAGGCGAATTGTGGTAGGCCGATTTCCCAGCGGTTTGATCAAGCTTTCGAGTTCGCGAGATAATTCATCTTCGGTCGGCGGAGCTGGCCGTGCAAAGTAAAGTTGCTCGATTCGCAACAGGCCGACGCCGTCCGCGCCATTGTCCAGCGCGAGTTCAACATCATCTTGGATGCCGATATTGGCTTCCACGCTGATCAATTGGCCGTCGAGGGTTCGCGCCGGATCGCGACAGGCCGCCTTGCAGCGCACCAGGGTCGCCCGCCATTTTTCCATTCGCTCCTGGAAGTCGGCTCTTGTCGTGGTCTTCGGCGCGATCACCAGCGTGCCTCGAAAGCCATCCACGAGCAGTTCCGTGCCGCTACTGACCCGCGATAGAATACCGGGAATCTCCGTAATCGTGGGGACTCCCTTTTCACGCGCCAGCAGCGCCGCGTGCGACCCTTGCCCCAGCGTTTCGACGACCATCGCCGCCACATTCGACTTGGGCAGCAATACGACATCCGACGGCAGTAG
Proteins encoded in this window:
- a CDS encoding DUF6797 domain-containing protein, which gives rise to MLFALLLAAAVLLGDEPRPRQITAAPLAADKLFGPEGLSEYCGGGVPIVSNLPVDYDAKLVAEIVDGAKSRGDAHRGADVFCSTKFGCLSCHRVDKFGGAVGPPLTDIGRRAKPEEIVESVLWPKRQVKPEYSSWRISLDDGRSLQGYKRGETPDAIQLFDPATEKTRRIAKAEIADQREIGTLMPDGAAAAMSPAQRCDLARFLMELGRTPGLEAEVRPEALPAEFNYERGPLVPEDWPLWREHVNRDRVYEFYRKEALFFRGQPNRPRLLPAFPELDGGKFGHWGNQNEETWKDGRWSLTDLGTVLSGVFHGPHGDVPKGVCVRLGQHGELAACFNPETLSYEALWRGGFLKLSAVRHGFVDGLHPDGEILPRPEGKRPDKPFVYHGFYRSGLRVVFAYRIGDVELLDAPWVKDGKFERIVAPVADHPLREILHGGAPQWPQELKTAAQLGAGRPYAVDTIRPPFDNPWKAPMFFGDHDFLPDGSALLCTMEGDVWRVTGLDAELKDVRWRRFASGLHQALGLVVAEGQVYVLGRDQITCLHDLNGDGEADFYECFSNKMITSSAGHDFTCGLARDPQGRFYTASGRQGLIRISADRQTVEVLATGFRNPDGVALCPDGAVTLPCSEGEWTPASMICLVKPDPPAAAAPYFGYGGPRDGKLPALPFAYLPRGLDNSSGGQVTVPDDRWGPLKGQMVHFSFGQGSHFLLLRDEVAGQPQGAVVPLVGDFRSGVHRGRFNPTDGQLYVSGLNGWGTYTPDDGCFQRVRYTGAPVQLPRSFHVYENGVLVSFTQPVEPKAIANLANHFAQVWNYRYSPGYGSPEFAPCHPGAVGHESLAIAGVHRVDASTIFVELPALQPVNQLHLLLQVDEGRPQELVITVHRLDKPFTQFPGYQPTKKMIAAHPLHVDLTLLRKAIPNPWRTTLPAASPLDLSAGSNLTFSTRTLRAKAGKNVKLTFHNPDVVPHNWVLVKKGTLASIGDLTNKLVADPEAVFRQYVPKSDDVICYTDIVPSGQQFTICFQAPAEKGRYPYLCTFPGHWMVMNGELIVE
- a CDS encoding HAD family hydrolase codes for the protein MKPSSDSASPTTDRQRWAGVEFRADVRPRPQIRHVLFDFDGTLSLIRQGWPDVMTPMLIEALPRRPGETEAELRKLVTDDIARLTGKQTIYQMIQLAERITQRGGQPREPLWYKHEYLRRLEERIGGRIAGLRSGRIHPDELLVHRARPLLEHLRQRGLQLYLASGTDEPALRQEAELLDIARYFGPHVYGAQDDYLQFSKKIVIDRILREHGVSGQTLLAFGDGYVEIENTKQVGGLAVAVASDEADNGSGRVDPWKRQRLLEVAADVVIPDFREAVPLVEFLLNGDTNSS
- a CDS encoding PfkB family carbohydrate kinase → MNADRFSAITGQYPRLRVGVVGDFCLDRYLEIDPTRTETSIETGLPVYNVVRVRAQPGGAGTIVNNLVALGIGQIYPIGFCGEDGEGYELRRALSALWGVALDRFITTPLRRTFVYGKPLVIEPVGPPRELNRLDAKNWTSTPGELQDDLAARVRDLAPLVDAMIVLDQVDSPETGAATRRVVAAVHSVLRERPNLVVLADCRRGLADYPPLGFKMNAAELGRLSGAEAADRHIVERLTAELATRNAQPVFVTLAEQGIVAALPKHLAKHVAAHPVRGPIDIVGAGDAVTANLASALAAGAGLIEAMELAMTAASIVIHQLGTTGAATVAQSAGLLFGADPTH
- the ptsP gene encoding phosphoenolpyruvate--protein phosphotransferase, whose product is METMLAMPIGATQSDVRLSGRSISPGLGMGRAWVVGDVLKWSGPLAPIGQQDVDGELVRLARSVDETLAELEQYARRIEAEFDSALAGIFRAHGEMLRELFASGEFEREIRASLLTAEAVVRRVLLRWYQKFEAIENQTLRQRADDVLDLGRNLIRRLRGEQTAGLKAIPEHSVLVAERLLPSDVVLLPKSNVAAMVVETLGQGSHAALLAREKGVPTITEIPGILSRVSSGTELLVDGFRGTLVIAPKTTTRADFQERMEKWRATLVRCKAACRDPARTLDGQLISVEANIGIQDDVELALDNGADGVGLLRIEQLYFARPAPPTEDELSRELESLIKPLGNRPTTIRLLDIGGDKPLPYLGLSQGPNPVLGRRGVRLLLNYSQLVRTQIGAILKLSEEHSLRVLIPMVTLEDDIRRMREAFDAMIQERKVANPPEFGAMVETPAAALAIPALSKHVDFFCIGTNDLTQYTLAAARDDASVNDYYLDDHESVMRLLSIIVSEAADRPLTLCGELAGREASVPRLLKMGFRGLSVAPTVIPATKALIRKLDIGAAKT